The DNA segment TACCTTCGTTGTAATTCAACGGCTGTACGTGATTTAAGGAACCAATCGAAACGGAATTGAGGAGCCGCGTGTACAGCGGCTCTGAGTTCTTCATAGACATTTTCCTTATCGAAACCCAATTTATGCAGCATGCAAACGAGGAATCTGATGTGGCAgttgatttaaaatgaatttaaaggAAAACTTAACAAcgataaagattataaaaaataatattataaagacaattaatatatttattgtgctGTCTCTTTCATTTATGAAATGACGCTTTAGTTTAAAGGCAGACAtaaggaaatttaatgttagacACATTAATTATCTTTCCAACTATGTTAAAGTCAAAAATGgtttataaaatgatgattcgaataagaaattttttgaaatctcCACATAAGACAGATTTTGAttgaccaaaaatatattttcaaatataactcTGGAAAAATTTAGTTGGCGacctttattaaattgatatttataactggagatatataaataagttttttatgtaaaattaccTGTCCTCTTCTTCTACATAATTTTTCCCCTTATTTGTTCCATATGATATTCTTAGTTGGTGGAAGGGCGCCCTATATCGCGCCATTTTGGCATCTAAAGCTTTTTTGATCGACGCCCTCCTCTGTATCTTAGCTTCGCCTCTTTCAATTTGACCcataattctatcaatatcTTGAAGTTCGTGACATCTTTCCCAAAAAACTGCTGAGTATTCCATGACCTACATGAAATAAgcgtttaattaatatctattaagAGTGAAACTAGTGAGTGTGATGTTAAGAACAGAAATCTACCTCTTCTGGCGTCTTCCCTTCAACATCCTTAGCGATATTTTCTATATCATCTCTTCCATATTTTTCATTAGCCTTTATAAATTGATTGAAGTCTCGTTTTGTCCAGTTTGTGAAACCTGAAAATTTACGATTAATTAACTATAACTGATTCTAAAACCAGTAATCGCCTTCAATTAGGGTCTTATTTCTTTTAGTATaccttttaagttaaattaattataatttaggaAATGTTCAAGATAAACCTTGTTATTGCAACGAAATTGCTAAAAAAAACGAACCTCTTTTTAGCCACAGTTAATTTTTggcataataatgttattgtgtGAATAAAATGTGATTATCGTCATGCAGTGAGTTCAATAAGATTTTCCGCTTTATATTGTTGACATTACCTTGTGTTAAAAGTTGTTCCTTTTCTTGCACTTCTTCTTCTGTGAGGGATTCAGCGTCATCGATTTTACGCTGTTCCTCCCTTTGAATCTTTGCCGCGTCAGGTCCCAATTCTGGATTTCGAGGTACtttgtaactaaaaaaaaatttataaaataatgagatttaagactTCGCTAGTAGTCATTTAATTTCTCATCTCGtcagcccgtgatcacggttgctgcaaagtaacggaaacgtcggaagtatgtagatttaaaaataataaaataatgcttaaatattacaaatatataaagtaataattttttccacTATATTCATACCCAAGTGTCTTTCTGTAGTGATATATTTCTTGATCCAACAGTTCAAAAAGTCGTGGAGGGAAAAACTGAAAGTCCTGAACTATCGGCTGCTTCGGAGGTCTCGGTGCCTAGAGaggaaaaatatgtatataataaatcacaaCTTAATATTACCCTCAGCGTCTACTTAAAGCAAACTACGAGATAAAAATACCAATACAACACTACTACGAGATACGATACGATACATTATTTCGACACTGATGAAAAGCGCTACAATAAAGCGTAgtttacacatacatataatgttaGCGAACAACGTATACAGAGATTCGAGCATAAAGAgctaatgtaatataatataggatGCATAAATTTAAGAACCAACACCAGAACGGGGCTCCGTATTTAGCTCTTTACACTTTATTTACCTGTACCTTTGGCGCCTTCGGTTCAGAGACGCGAAGTGCCTCTCTGAAGTACGCGTCAACCGCGTAGTTAGCTTTACGTTCTCTTTTAGGTGGTTCTATCCAATTACCGATCGGAACTATCTTCTGTTTTTCTCTGTAATCCTCACCTGTATGAcgtattatgaatatttagaattatatcaataataccACAATAGTCactgcaatatatatatataaatatactgcTGACCTTCAAATTGATATACAGAATCAGTTGCTCCGGGTGTGTCCATGGAAAATGATCGTAACGAGGATTCTTCGAGACTCTCCAACTTCTGTTTCAGTTCCTCagtctgaaatatttaataaacacattttgatataattaatagtgtATATTCTGTAAAACGAGTTTTGGAATCCAATTCAGCCAcacaaagtatatattaatagctcATGGCCCCTGCGCAAGGATGACACGCAAAATCGTGAAGCGTTCCACATTtttgggattatgtagtttttaaataataaaatccgcgtagtaaatccgaataacactagtttcatttaaatgaatactcgcgaaaatcttagatctcattatcttGTTCAAATAGGTATTCTTGTATacaagacatatatatatatttataattgcatTATTCACCTTAGATTCTCCCTTGGCGAGAATACTATCAATGTCTTCGTCGGTGATCTCAGAGTCCTTAGATGAAAAGACGTGGTTGGCGCCATGTCTGATCATGTTTAACATTTCGTCTTTATTAAGttggtttttaatatcaacCAGACGACCTGACTGTATAACCAGCTTGTCCAGACGCAGTTTGACCTCTGCCCTTTCAACTATTTTCTCCTCGACCGTGTTCTCAGTTATAAGACGGAATACACGTACCTACATGAACATACgaattagatatatatattttttaataaattcagtttTGTATCTTATGACAATCCTTATGATCTagtatagttatattaaatatattaatgtatacaataaacaacgtaagtaattaataaaaaagtaataataagcAAACTGACATCTAATATATtcgaaaataaacattttaataaaaacaggtTTTTCTGATATACTAGTCGAGAAATTTTCATCTCATTTTTTGTGATCAGGTTCATACTTATTTCTTGTAAAAGCATAGTTTTATTGTACTATTAACTGGATAAGAATTATTCAAGTATATCACACCAAGTATCACTAAATATTAGACAAAACAAATACTTGTTTCATTTGCCCTATACGGTGAGCTCTGTCCATGGCTTGCAAGTCCATCTGTGGGTTCCAATCCGAGTCATATATAATGACCACATCAGCTGTTGTCAAATTAATACCCAGACCTCCAGCACGAGTTGACaacatgaatataaatttctcaCTGCCTTCAGCATTGTATTCCTCAATTTGCCTGTTCCTATCTTCATGAGGTGTTTGGCCGTCTAGACGGCAGTACTGTTGGAAAGAAAATATGaagttattttacatttactaatataaattatatatatatatatattaataatgtataataggGATATGAAACTGTTTACAAGTgtgatagaaaataaaaaatcatccataggctttagaaaaaaaaatagaattaaaagaaattatatccATGACTGAACTGaaccatatttattattaagaagttAAAAAAGCTCACTTTATATTGCCTCCAAAGACAATAATCCTCCAAGATATCCAACATTCTCGTCATTTGTGAGAATATGAGCACTCTCGATTCTTGTTCTTGTAATTTAGGCAATAGCTTATCCAATATCGCTAGTTTTCCACAGTTGTATACTAGATGCTCATCTGTGGTGTACGGGGGGCCGGGTTCCGCGCCATCGAACAAGTAAGGGTGGTTGCAACACTTACGCAGCTgcataagaatattttgtaaccTCATCTTCTCTACTTTACCAGCGCCGTTTACTgtgaatagaaatattttctgtgatattttaattagatcttatcattataaaataaatacaaattatttagtaaccTAACCTATACATTTATAGCATACTCGTTTAATCATATAACGAATAGTttgttaatcaaataaatgttcattCTCACAACCGAGTAACAATATACGGTAATAGATGTACAATTAGTTACTTGGCGTCATATTATCTAACCAAAGCCTGTTTGCATCAGTAAGATATCTATAACAAAAGCAACACTATTTTTTACTAACCAACATCTATATCCTTCATCAACACTTTAGTGTACCATTCCCTTTGCATTTTACTCAAACCTATGTACACTTTAAGTTCTTTCTTAGGTTTCAGCTTCTTTTCCACTTCGGCCTTGAGACGTCTCAATAGAAACGGTCTCAGCACGGCATGCAATCGAGACACGAGCTGATTGTCACCCAGTGCGGCATTTGTATTGAACCATGCATCGAAATCCTTTAAaaggttaaatatattaaaaattttatattacaatacataacATTCCTTTGTTTCGTGTACAAGAagttaataagattattttaatacttacatCAGAACTATTAAACACATCGGGCAACAAAAAGTTGAGTAAAGCCCAGAGCTCATGAAGATTATTCTGTAATGGTGTTCCAGTTAACAGCAGTCTGTTCATGCTCTTGAACTCACGTAGCAGTTCTGACAGTTTAGATTTTTCGTTCTTGATACGATGAGCTTCATCTATGACCATGTACCTCCAGTTAAATTTCTTGAAGACGGATTTCTCACGTATGATCATTTCGTATGATGTGATgcaaacatcccaatttccaGGCATTAGTGTCtcccttataaatatattctggaATTTAAgcaattacttaataaaaaaatacatattaaaaattaataagtctCATAATATGTGTACTTTTTTGATTCACTAATATTTACTTCCGACATAGTACGCGTGGATTTTGGAAtagatatcaaatttaaatgaattggtagcatgcataaaaaatatatatatataaacaaaaatgaaacCAATATATTCCGCCATTATTATTGGAGAGAAAAATTACAACTTTTAACCTGGTCCTTGCGGGAACTATATTGAATTTCAGGATAAATTATAGCCTATATGTGACATCAGAAATTTTAGCTATATTATTGGAAATCTCATCAAAATAACCTCATTACTTTCAGTGTTAAAGTGTAACAACCACCTATACATAACCATAAGCTTCCTATCCAAGgtcttatgtatattttaacctacccataaagaataattaaatttatttaatgaaaactaaagATATAAAACTGCATATTGTAATTTGGTGCATTAATATGGTTTTGAGAAAAGattcaaatattacaaaaccaGCTCACGCCAATggaattattgtaatataatattcatatgaaTTTTAGTTAATGTTTTAGCTCATTTAGCTTTATTGTTGAAAAcctatgttattatatacaaaatcttCCTTTCTAGTATAGCTTTGAGATTTAATATTCAGTGAATATTACCCTGGTCTCTTGATCTCCAATGAGACACACAGCTCGGAGCGATGGACACCACTTCTTGAACTCATTCATCCAATTGGTCAATGTAGATTTTGGAACAATAACTATGTGAGGCCCAGGAACATTTCTGAAATGATAAGTTTTCTATgttatattactaaatataa comes from the Danaus plexippus chromosome 15, MEX_DaPlex, whole genome shotgun sequence genome and includes:
- the LOC116766091 gene encoding chromatin-remodeling complex ATPase chain Iswi isoform X2, which translates into the protein MSQAEEPMEAADAGDNSNGSSSDTPSSRGKEGDFESKIETDRAKRFDFLLKQTEIFSHFMTNTPKSGSSPPKPKAGRPRKIKEPEPEAGDHRHRKTEQEEDEELLAETNTKQKTIFRFESSPPYIKNGEMRDYQVRGLNWMISLYENGINGILADEMGLGKTLQTISLLGYMKNFKNVPGPHIVIVPKSTLTNWMNEFKKWCPSLRAVCLIGDQETRNIFIRETLMPGNWDVCITSYEMIIREKSVFKKFNWRYMVIDEAHRIKNEKSKLSELLREFKSMNRLLLTGTPLQNNLHELWALLNFLLPDVFNSSDDFDAWFNTNAALGDNQLVSRLHAVLRPFLLRRLKAEVEKKLKPKKELKVYIGLSKMQREWYTKVLMKDIDVVNGAGKVEKMRLQNILMQLRKCCNHPYLFDGAEPGPPYTTDEHLVYNCGKLAILDKLLPKLQEQESRVLIFSQMTRMLDILEDYCLWRQYKYCRLDGQTPHEDRNRQIEEYNAEGSEKFIFMLSTRAGGLGINLTTADVVIIYDSDWNPQMDLQAMDRAHRIGQMKQVRVFRLITENTVEEKIVERAEVKLRLDKLVIQSGRLVDIKNQLNKDEMLNMIRHGANHVFSSKDSEITDEDIDSILAKGESKTEELKQKLESLEESSLRSFSMDTPGATDSVYQFEGEDYREKQKIVPIGNWIEPPKRERKANYAVDAYFREALRVSEPKAPKAPRPPKQPIVQDFQFFPPRLFELLDQEIYHYRKTLGYKVPRNPELGPDAAKIQREEQRKIDDAESLTEEEVQEKEQLLTQGFTNWTKRDFNQFIKANEKYGRDDIENIAKDVEGKTPEEVMEYSAVFWERCHELQDIDRIMGQIERGEAKIQRRASIKKALDAKMARYRAPFHQLRISYGTNKGKNYVEEEDRFLVCMLHKLGFDKENVYEELRAAVHAAPQFRFDWFLKSRTAVELQRRCNTLITLIERENQELEEKERAEKKKKSGNSNQNTPGGNATGKGANSGKRKAENTPDTTQKNKKKKK
- the LOC116766091 gene encoding chromatin-remodeling complex ATPase chain Iswi isoform X1, coding for MSQAEEPMEAADAGDNSNGSSSDTPSSRGKEGDFESKIETDRAKRFDFLLKQTEIFSHFMTNTPKSGSSPPKPKAGRPRKIKEPEPEAGDHRHRKTEQEEDEELLAETNTKQKTIFRFESSPPYIKNGEMRDYQVRGLNWMISLYENGINGILADEMGLGKTLQTISLLGYMKNFKNVPGPHIVIVPKSTLTNWMNEFKKWCPSLRAVCLIGDQETRNIFIRETLMPGNWDVCITSYEMIIREKSVFKKFNWRYMVIDEAHRIKNEKSKLSELLREFKSMNRLLLTGTPLQNNLHELWALLNFLLPDVFNSSDDFDAWFNTNAALGDNQLVSRLHAVLRPFLLRRLKAEVEKKLKPKKELKVYIGLSKMQREWYTKVLMKDIDVVNGAGKVEKMRLQNILMQLRKCCNHPYLFDGAEPGPPYTTDEHLVYNCGKLAILDKLLPKLQEQESRVLIFSQMTRMLDILEDYCLWRQYKYCRLDGQTPHEDRNRQIEEYNAEGSEKFIFMLSTRAGGLGINLTTADVVIIYDSDWNPQMDLQAMDRAHRIGQMKQVRVFRLITENTVEEKIVERAEVKLRLDKLVIQSGRLVDIKNQLNKDEMLNMIRHGANHVFSSKDSEITDEDIDSILAKGESKTEELKQKLESLEESSLRSFSMDTPGATDSVYQFEGEDYREKQKIVPIGNWIEPPKRERKANYAVDAYFREALRVSEPKAPKVQAPRPPKQPIVQDFQFFPPRLFELLDQEIYHYRKTLGYKVPRNPELGPDAAKIQREEQRKIDDAESLTEEEVQEKEQLLTQGFTNWTKRDFNQFIKANEKYGRDDIENIAKDVEGKTPEEVMEYSAVFWERCHELQDIDRIMGQIERGEAKIQRRASIKKALDAKMARYRAPFHQLRISYGTNKGKNYVEEEDRFLVCMLHKLGFDKENVYEELRAAVHAAPQFRFDWFLKSRTAVELQRRCNTLITLIERENQELEEKERAEKKKKSGNSNQNTPGGNATGKGANSGKRKAENTPDTTQKNKKKKK